Proteins from a genomic interval of Chelonoidis abingdonii isolate Lonesome George chromosome 7, CheloAbing_2.0, whole genome shotgun sequence:
- the LOC116839861 gene encoding heme-binding protein 2-like → MIKSFKQTFLSLELQSPRWNSAEIVVQDYELRHYEMTKWASTVIKGETQKEALRQGFWKLFYYIQGKNEREVKIEMTVPVTCLVKSGCPDFKVSFFVPFEHQDSVPQPTDPDVFIEERKGEAIFVRSFGGFASPEKYAEEAQALARILKNVGQSFHEDFYYTAGYDSPFKLFNRHNEVWYFKK, encoded by the exons ATGATCAAGTCCTTCAAACAGACATTTTTGTCACTGGAGCTGCAGTCACCCAGGTGGAACTCAGCAGAGATCGTG GTGCAAGATTATGAGCTCCGTCACTATGAGATGACCAAATGGGCTAGCACAGTAATTAAAGGAGAGACACAAAAGGAGGCACTGCGCCAGGGCTTCTGGAAACTCTTCTACTACATTCAGGGGAAGAATGAGAGAG AGGTGAAGATTGAGATGACTGTGCCAGTGACGTGCCTGGTGAAATCTGGTTGCCCAGACTTCAAGGTCTCATTCTTTGTGCCATTCGAGCATCAAGACTCTGTGCCACAGCCCACAGATCCAGATGTCTTCATCGAGGAGCGGAAGGGAGAGGCCATCTTTGTCAG GTCCTTTGGTGGGTTTGCCTCTCCAGAGAAGTATGCTGAGGAAGCCCAGGCACTGGCCAGAATCCTAAAGAATGTGGGTCAGTCATTCCATGAAGACTTCTATTATACTGCTGGCTATGACAGTCCCTTCAAGCTCTTCAACAGGCACAATGAAGTGTGGTATTTCAAGAAGTAA